The Bacteroidia bacterium genome includes a window with the following:
- a CDS encoding tyrosine-type recombinase/integrase, protein MKGNTISLKPLNESGKRWLQKTLQLLQIQEYGKGSVRNYLQELTLLFKHYNNLQVEELRQEHIERYVLFIKENHRVGRAKCRSVAQACSYFFKKVMPSDYIVPSKLYPKKQFVLPDIMTEQQVAQLFNASLSLKEYCVVGLLYGCGMRISEVCDLKISHIDSTNQRIKVVQGKGGKDRFTLLPQSLLIQLRQYYLQAGRPKEYLFTSQQTKCAVHVRSMQLVVNSAMQKAGFECGRFTAHTLRHSFATHLLNQGNNIHVIKTLLGHSKLETTMIYLHLQHHTQLGIVSPLERLGGGTSGN, encoded by the coding sequence ATGAAAGGAAACACCATTTCTTTAAAACCACTCAATGAAAGTGGCAAAAGATGGTTGCAAAAGACTCTGCAACTTTTACAAATACAAGAGTACGGCAAGGGCTCTGTGCGCAACTACCTGCAAGAGCTCACCTTGCTCTTTAAGCATTACAACAATTTGCAAGTGGAAGAATTACGGCAAGAACACATTGAGCGTTATGTGCTATTTATTAAAGAGAACCATAGGGTAGGCCGAGCCAAATGCAGGAGTGTGGCACAAGCCTGTAGTTACTTTTTTAAGAAAGTTATGCCATCGGATTATATCGTTCCCAGCAAGCTTTACCCTAAAAAACAATTTGTGCTTCCTGATATTATGACAGAGCAGCAAGTAGCCCAACTGTTTAATGCATCGCTTTCTTTAAAAGAATACTGTGTTGTGGGGTTGCTTTATGGCTGCGGTATGCGCATTAGCGAAGTGTGTGATTTAAAGATTAGCCATATAGACAGCACCAACCAGCGTATTAAAGTAGTACAGGGTAAAGGCGGAAAAGATCGTTTCACCTTACTGCCACAAAGTTTATTGATTCAGCTTAGGCAGTACTATTTACAGGCCGGACGCCCCAAAGAATACCTGTTTACCAGCCAACAGACCAAGTGTGCTGTTCATGTACGCAGCATGCAGTTGGTGGTAAATAGTGCCATGCAAAAAGCAGGATTCGAATGCGGACGGTTTACGGCACATACCCTGCGACACTCCTTTGCTACGCACCTGCTCAATCAGGGCAATAATATTCATGTGATAAAAACACTGCTTGGCCATAGCAAGTTAGAAACCACCATGATTTATCTGCACCTGCAACACCACACCCAGCTTGGCATTGTATCTCCCTTAGAAAGATTGGGTGGTGGAACAAGCGGAAATTAA
- a CDS encoding IS91 family transposase translates to MEQAEIKQRLQTRIFAHHSGQQFNPYSQSVLKKLSDCHTLRLGMHVYRCNTCSHQHHQYHSCGNRHCPNCGGLKREQWLHDRMSELLPTTYFHIVFTLPQQLRSLAMGNRKAVLNLLFEASNYTLRKLGSDEKYLGGTPGIISILHTNGQDLTFHPHIHCIVSGGGIDKEGRWQKEKRRTGNFLFPRRAMEKIFKGYFLEKLLALKFNHQLNIEDEKMFEKTMGELQFIKWNVYAKRPFGGTQQVLEYLGRYTHKVAITTHRIMAITDTTITFKYKDYQDDNKQKLMTLSHEEFLRRFEQHILPKGFVKIRHSGFLSHQNKTERLKSICRQLKIAEPPLKVKLPVTTLAAMKYGVDITQCSVCKTGTLELQATYINIARQGVQLVNVALLHNKGSPQKIQKPVKQMR, encoded by the coding sequence GTGGAACAAGCGGAAATTAAGCAAAGGCTTCAAACCAGAATCTTTGCCCACCACAGTGGACAGCAGTTTAATCCGTACAGTCAAAGTGTGTTGAAAAAGTTGTCCGATTGCCATACGTTAAGGTTAGGCATGCATGTTTATCGCTGCAATACTTGTTCTCACCAACATCACCAATATCATAGTTGCGGCAACCGGCATTGCCCCAATTGTGGTGGCTTAAAGCGCGAACAGTGGCTGCACGACAGAATGAGTGAGTTGTTGCCCACCACCTATTTCCATATCGTGTTTACCCTGCCGCAGCAATTAAGAAGTCTGGCCATGGGCAACCGCAAAGCAGTTCTTAATTTGTTGTTTGAAGCAAGCAATTATACGCTTAGAAAATTGGGTAGTGATGAAAAATATCTTGGAGGAACACCGGGCATCATCAGCATTTTGCACACCAACGGACAAGACTTAACTTTTCATCCGCACATACATTGCATCGTGAGTGGTGGTGGCATAGATAAAGAGGGCCGGTGGCAAAAAGAGAAACGCAGGACCGGTAACTTTCTTTTTCCCAGAAGAGCGATGGAAAAGATTTTCAAGGGCTATTTCTTAGAAAAACTGTTAGCATTAAAATTCAATCATCAACTGAATATTGAAGATGAAAAAATGTTTGAGAAAACAATGGGAGAATTGCAGTTCATCAAGTGGAATGTATATGCCAAACGTCCTTTTGGCGGGACACAACAGGTGTTGGAATACTTAGGCAGATATACGCATAAGGTTGCTATTACTACGCATCGGATAATGGCAATAACCGACACAACCATCACATTCAAATACAAAGACTACCAAGATGACAACAAACAAAAGTTGATGACCTTGAGCCATGAAGAATTTTTGCGCAGGTTTGAGCAACACATACTGCCCAAAGGTTTTGTGAAGATACGGCACAGTGGGTTTTTATCCCATCAGAACAAAACAGAGCGTTTAAAATCTATTTGCAGGCAATTAAAAATAGCAGAGCCACCACTAAAAGTAAAACTACCCGTAACCACTTTAGCAGCGATGAAGTACGGTGTGGATATTACGCAGTGTAGTGTTTGTAAAACTGGAACCTTAGAATTACAGGCAACCTATATCAACATAGCACGGCAGGGTGTACAGTTAGTAAATGTAGCGCTGTTGCACAACAAAGGCTCTCCACAAAAGATACAAAAACCTGTTAAACAAATGCGATGA
- a CDS encoding PD-(D/E)XK motif protein, which produces MNLIDLYDSLSLPENDSKVFNAIPIPEYPNFRVAIDFEGNAVLLLSVSKRIKDLSLKNFRLKYLQLEQNLECKIYENDSFKFQTFTVITFRCSDRNLQEYFLRISESLVKTVGQNPTQPQVIDSLKKFVEVFKTLTDSPTNTVNGLWAELFLIENSTNPKELINYWHNIPEEKFDFNAGTERIEVKSSSNFERKHIFSAAQLNPPSDTQVLIASVFLKQHNSGNSIQYLIDRISEKIDYDFDTVEKLNTIVFRTLGSSLEHSIGVKFDYDIAQQSLRFYRHQDIDKIEEVHIPNNVSEVKYKSDLTSIKAIELNKLKERKGLFNAL; this is translated from the coding sequence ATGAATTTAATTGACCTATACGATTCTCTGAGCTTGCCTGAAAATGACAGCAAGGTTTTCAATGCAATTCCAATCCCCGAATACCCAAATTTTCGAGTGGCAATTGACTTTGAAGGGAATGCAGTTTTATTGCTTTCTGTATCTAAGAGAATTAAGGATTTAAGCCTGAAGAATTTTCGCCTCAAATATTTGCAACTTGAACAAAACCTTGAATGTAAAATTTATGAGAATGATTCCTTCAAATTTCAAACATTTACTGTTATTACATTCCGTTGCAGCGACAGAAACTTGCAAGAATACTTTCTTAGAATATCTGAATCTCTCGTAAAAACAGTTGGACAAAATCCAACTCAACCACAAGTAATTGATTCGCTCAAAAAGTTTGTTGAAGTATTTAAAACCTTGACAGATTCTCCTACAAATACAGTAAACGGTCTTTGGGCTGAGTTATTTTTAATTGAAAATTCAACCAATCCAAAAGAACTCATAAATTATTGGCATAACATACCAGAGGAGAAATTTGATTTTAACGCAGGAACAGAAAGAATTGAAGTTAAGAGCAGTTCGAACTTTGAGAGAAAACATATTTTCTCAGCGGCACAGTTAAACCCTCCGTCTGATACACAAGTTTTAATTGCTTCGGTTTTTTTAAAACAACACAATTCAGGGAATAGCATTCAGTATTTAATTGACAGAATTTCTGAGAAGATTGATTACGACTTTGATACAGTTGAAAAGCTAAACACAATTGTTTTTAGAACGCTTGGAAGTTCTTTGGAACATTCCATTGGCGTAAAATTCGATTATGACATTGCTCAACAGTCTTTACGTTTTTACAGACATCAAGACATTGACAAAATAGAGGAAGTTCATATTCCAAACAATGTTTCAGAAGTGAAATATAAATCTGACTTGACAAGTATCAAGGCAATAGAATTAAATAAACTAAAAGAAAGAAAAGGACTATTCAATGCTTTATAA
- a CDS encoding DUF488 domain-containing protein, giving the protein MNDTTIYSIGHGNKKIEDFIKELKTFEVQFLLDIRSKPFSKWNPQFNQNELRFKLEENGIKYVFVGDTLGGLPEDRSCYDYNGKVVYDLIKEKDFFKEGLKRLTIANEKHIKLAIMCSESKPEECHRSKLIGQELLKKKISLKHIVSDKLIKSQEMVMAELTKGKGTVDLFGNEIDFTSRKSY; this is encoded by the coding sequence ATGAACGATACGACAATATATTCAATAGGACACGGAAACAAAAAGATTGAGGACTTCATCAAGGAACTCAAAACTTTTGAAGTACAATTTCTGCTTGACATTCGGTCTAAACCGTTTTCAAAGTGGAATCCACAATTCAATCAAAATGAATTAAGGTTTAAACTTGAAGAAAATGGTATTAAATATGTTTTTGTTGGAGACACCTTAGGAGGTCTTCCCGAAGATAGGAGCTGTTATGACTATAATGGAAAAGTCGTTTATGACCTTATTAAAGAAAAAGACTTTTTCAAAGAAGGCCTAAAAAGATTGACAATTGCAAATGAAAAGCATATTAAGCTTGCAATTATGTGTAGTGAATCAAAACCAGAAGAATGCCATAGAAGTAAACTAATTGGTCAAGAATTGCTTAAAAAGAAAATATCATTAAAACATATAGTTTCTGACAAATTAATTAAATCACAAGAGATGGTTATGGCAGAATTAACCAAAGGAAAAGGAACGGTTGACCTTTTTGGAAACGAAATTGACTTCACATCACGAAAATCATATTAA
- a CDS encoding DUF488 domain-containing protein: protein MEFFTIGVYNSTEQEYFKKLTENNIDTFCDIRQRRGVRGSQYAFVNSNRLQQKLNDLDIKYGHVMELAPTSEIRDLQKEADNQKGELKRDRNKLGQVFTIAYKDRILNKFDFDSFIDKLDEVGANRVVLFCVEEKPEACHRSIVTDKLEKLGYKITHL, encoded by the coding sequence ATGGAATTTTTTACAATAGGAGTTTATAACTCAACTGAACAAGAATACTTTAAAAAGCTGACAGAAAACAACATTGACACCTTTTGTGACATCAGGCAACGTAGAGGAGTTAGAGGCTCACAATATGCTTTTGTTAATAGTAATAGGCTTCAACAGAAATTGAATGACCTTGATATTAAATACGGTCACGTTATGGAACTTGCACCAACAAGCGAAATAAGAGACCTTCAAAAAGAAGCGGACAATCAAAAAGGAGAGTTAAAGCGAGACCGTAACAAATTGGGGCAGGTTTTTACGATTGCCTACAAAGACAGAATTTTAAACAAATTTGATTTTGATTCTTTCATTGACAAGTTAGATGAAGTGGGTGCAAATAGAGTGGTTTTATTTTGTGTTGAAGAAAAGCCAGAAGCTTGTCATAGGTCAATAGTGACTGACAAATTGGAAAAACTCGGATATAAAATTACGCACCTATGA